A genomic window from Luteolibacter sp. LG18 includes:
- a CDS encoding GNAT family N-acetyltransferase — MIDLLVRLYDLPDSTDLYKEVEGKGVILRRARAFELHTVQEFVKHHFSPKWVSEVAVALSRQPIACFIATRDKKILGFACYDTTMKAFFGPTGVSEDARGLGLGKALLLKSLEALRDNGYAYGIIGGVGPKEFYFKACGAIEIPGSDPGVYGDILP; from the coding sequence ATGATCGACCTGCTGGTGCGCCTCTACGACCTCCCCGATTCCACGGACCTCTACAAGGAGGTGGAAGGGAAGGGGGTGATCCTGCGGCGGGCGCGGGCTTTCGAGCTCCACACCGTGCAGGAGTTCGTGAAGCATCACTTCTCCCCGAAATGGGTCAGCGAGGTGGCGGTGGCCCTGTCGCGGCAGCCGATCGCGTGCTTCATCGCGACGCGGGACAAGAAGATCCTCGGCTTCGCGTGCTATGACACCACGATGAAGGCGTTCTTCGGCCCGACCGGGGTGTCGGAGGACGCGCGTGGCCTGGGGCTGGGCAAGGCGCTGCTGTTGAAATCGCTCGAAGCGCTCCGCGACAACGGTTACGCCTACGGCATCATCGGCGGCGTGGGACCGAAGGAGTTTTATTTCAAGGCCTGTGGTGCCATCGAGATCCCGGGAAGCGATCCCGGGGTGTATGGGGATATACTGCCTTAA